CCGGATATTCGCTGAATACTTCCTGCAGCTTGTCGGACAGGATCTGCTGCACCGGTGACAGTGAGCAGGAACGCCAGTTGTCGAGCAACTCCACCTCGGCCTGCAGCAGGCCATCGGCTTCCCGCTCCAGTGCGCGAATGCGAAAGCGCTCGGTAGCTTCCACGGTAATGCCGAGCAGGCCGTCATCCAGGGTATAGAAGTCCACAATCTTCACCCGGGCGCCCAGCATGTAAAGATCGCCCTTGCCGCGGTCGTCGGGTTCTTCCAGCATGCCGATGCCAAAGCCGCGCTCGTCCCTGCCGGCCTCGGCCACCATGCGCACATATTTGGGTTCAAAAATGCGCAGCGGCACCCGACCTTCCGGCAGCAGATGCAGGGTGAGCGGTAACAGTGCCAGTCTCATGGGCGGCTCCTTCGTTGCTTTCTTCAGCATGAACGAGTAGGACAGACTTTGCCAGCATGCCGTTTTGAAGCCACTGGCCAGTCGTGCCGTTACATTCAAAAGACCCGTTTACGGTAACGCCACTTTCAGTGGCGGGTTGCCGGCGGCCTTGAACGGTAGTTTTTGACGCCCGTTATGAGTAGAATTTGGGCCCCTCGGGTTTTCTTCGACCTTGTCTCAAACTTTGGTGAACTGACAATGAAAGAACATATTCAAGCGCTGCTTGAGCAGACGGTCTCTACTCTCAAGCAACAGGGCAAGCTGCCTGCCGAGCTGGAGCCCCGCATCCAGGTAGACCGCACCAAAGACAAGGCTCACGGCGATCTGGCCACCAACCTGGCGCTGCTGCTGGCCAAGCCCGCCGGCCAGAATCCCCGCGCCCTGGCCCAATTGCTGGTGGATAACCTGCCCGCGTCCGAGCTGGTGGCCAAAACCGAGCTGGCCGGACCCGGATTTATCAACTTTTTTCTCGACAGCGGCTGGCTGGCCCGCCAGATCGACGCCATGGTGACCGATGAACGCGCCAATGTGCCGCTGGCCGAGCAGCCACAAACCGTGGTGGTGGACTACTCCGCGCCCAACGTGGCCAAGGAAATGCATGTGGGCCACCTGCGCTCCACCATCATCGGCGACGCCGTGGTACGCACCCTGGAATTCCTGGGTCACAAGGTGATTCGCGCCAATCACATCGGCGACTGGGGCACCCAGTTCGGCATGCTGATCGCCTATCTGGAAAAGCTGGAGCAGGAAAACCCGGACGTGCTGTCTTCCGGTCTGTCGGATCTGGAGCAGTTCTACCGGGAGTCCAAGCAGCAGTACGACGCCGACCCCGACTTCGCCGAGCGCGCCCGCAACTATGTGGTGAAGCTGCAGGGCGGCGACGCCTACTGCCTGAACATGTGGCAAAAGCTGGTGGACGTGACCCTGAAGCACAACCAGGAAGTGTATGACCGCCTGGGCGTGTCGCTGACCCCGGACAACGTCATGGGCGAAAGCATGTACAACCCCATGCTCAACGACATCGTCGCCGATCTGCAGCAACAGGGACTGGCGGTGGAAGACGAGGGCGCCCTGGTAGTGTACCTCGACGAATACAAGAACAAGGACGGCGACCCCATGGGGGTGATCGTGCGCAAGAAGGACGGCGGCTTCCTCTACACCACCACCGACATCGCCTGCGCCAAATACCGTTACGAGCAGCTGGGTGCCGACCGGGCGCTGTATTTTATCGACTCCCGCCAGCACCAGCACCTGATGCAGGCATGGACCATAGTGCGCAAGGCCGGTTATGTGCCCGACACCATGAGCCTGGAGCACCACGCCTTTGGCATGATGCTGGGCAAGGACGGCCGCCCGTTCAAGACCCGCTCCGGCGGCACCATCAAGCTGGTGGATCTGCTCAACGAGGCCGAGGAGCGCGCAGCTGCCCTGCTGGAGCAGAAACAGACCGATCTCAGCGCCGAAGAAAAGGCCCAGGTAGTGCGGCGGGTGGCCATGGCGGCGGTGAAATACGCCGATCTGTCCAAGAGCCGCACCACCGACTACATCTTCGACTGGGACAACATGCTGTCGTTCGAGGGCAACACCGCCCCCTACCTGCAGTATGCCTATACCCGGGTGCAGTCCATCTTCCGCAAGGCCGGCGTCAGCGCCGAGGCCCTGAGTGGCAAGGTGGTGATCGAGGCCCCGGCGGAAGAAGCCCTGGCCCAGAAGCTGGTGCAGTTCAACGATACCGTCAGATCGGTGGCCGACAAGGGCATGCCCCACCTGCTGTGCCTCTACCTGTACGAGCTGTCCGGTGCCTTTATGAGCTTCTACGAAGCCTGTCCCATCAACAAGGACGGCGTCACCGGCGAGGCCCGGGCCAGCCGCCTGCGGCTGTGCGCCGCCACCGCCAAGGTGCTGCAGCAGGGCCTGTCCCTGCTCGGCATCGACACTCTGGAGCGCATGTAAGCCATGGCCAGGGATTACGTTCGCCGCAGTCCGCCCAAAAGAAAGGGAGGCGGCCAGCAGCGTGCCGGCGGCCGAGGCCGGGCACCCGAGCGGCGTGTTCCCTGGCTGGCCATGCTGTTCGCCCTGGCGCTGCTGGGCGGCATGGGCTACCTCATTCATCTGGTCAAGGGCTCGGCAGGTGATCACCGCCCCGCCGAGCCCGCCCCGGCGCAACAGCCGGCGCCGGCGAACAAGGTCAATCCCATCGATCAAAAGCCGGTGGAAAAATGGCGTTACATCGAGCAGCTGGAAAACA
The Oceanimonas pelagia genome window above contains:
- a CDS encoding LON peptidase substrate-binding domain-containing protein, which gives rise to MRLALLPLTLHLLPEGRVPLRIFEPKYVRMVAEAGRDERGFGIGMLEEPDDRGKGDLYMLGARVKIVDFYTLDDGLLGITVEATERFRIRALEREADGLLQAEVELLDNWRSCSLSPVQQILSDKLQEVFSEYPELADLHPRPRWQDAAWVTQRWLEVLPIKNDYTQLLMSEPSCHRALTFLLSMITPEPRPGQRH
- the argS gene encoding arginine--tRNA ligase, which gives rise to MKEHIQALLEQTVSTLKQQGKLPAELEPRIQVDRTKDKAHGDLATNLALLLAKPAGQNPRALAQLLVDNLPASELVAKTELAGPGFINFFLDSGWLARQIDAMVTDERANVPLAEQPQTVVVDYSAPNVAKEMHVGHLRSTIIGDAVVRTLEFLGHKVIRANHIGDWGTQFGMLIAYLEKLEQENPDVLSSGLSDLEQFYRESKQQYDADPDFAERARNYVVKLQGGDAYCLNMWQKLVDVTLKHNQEVYDRLGVSLTPDNVMGESMYNPMLNDIVADLQQQGLAVEDEGALVVYLDEYKNKDGDPMGVIVRKKDGGFLYTTTDIACAKYRYEQLGADRALYFIDSRQHQHLMQAWTIVRKAGYVPDTMSLEHHAFGMMLGKDGRPFKTRSGGTIKLVDLLNEAEERAAALLEQKQTDLSAEEKAQVVRRVAMAAVKYADLSKSRTTDYIFDWDNMLSFEGNTAPYLQYAYTRVQSIFRKAGVSAEALSGKVVIEAPAEEALAQKLVQFNDTVRSVADKGMPHLLCLYLYELSGAFMSFYEACPINKDGVTGEARASRLRLCAATAKVLQQGLSLLGIDTLERM
- a CDS encoding SPOR domain-containing protein, which translates into the protein MARDYVRRSPPKRKGGGQQRAGGRGRAPERRVPWLAMLFALALLGGMGYLIHLVKGSAGDHRPAEPAPAQQPAPANKVNPIDQKPVEKWRYIEQLENKEVVVSVPTPANERKKPDATPSVTYYMQCGSFRSSAQAEQLKARIAFQGLASEVKRSEGSNGVWYRVVMGPYDSKRQADQEKHKMSRINTGCIVLQG